A genomic stretch from Megalobrama amblycephala isolate DHTTF-2021 linkage group LG22, ASM1881202v1, whole genome shotgun sequence includes:
- the LOC125258216 gene encoding dermatan-sulfate epimerase-like protein: protein MFWTVAWRSIGWPTFVASLFLAVGPTFSGVFNASGKDIFSDFGQFQLTENSPAELRKLQASNLHPNLYFNQDDIPLLRQRSTTTHSHIFKAIRTAVLTMLSTGPLYMPPTKHDEFTSKWNEIYGNNLPPLALYCLLYPEDTAAMHFLIKFMDRMSEYPDWKVTSAPNDEVPMAHSLTGFATAFDFIHSLLDQQRRDLYLKKICAATRELYETSKYRGWGKQFLQNHQATNIVAILTGAIVVGAHDVTESMVWKQVSVNYMEKTMFLLNHVVDGSLDEGVAYGSYTAKSITQYVFLAQRHFKVDNTQNNWLRTHFWFYYATLLPGFQRTVGIGDSNYNWFYGPESQLVFLDSFVIKNGSGNWLAQQIRKHRPKDGPMGQSLAQRWTTLHTEFIWYNADLTPQPPYGYSKAKMHIFSNWGVVTYGAGLSVAQGNTFVSFKSGKLGGRAVFDIVHAKPYSWVDGWNSFNPGHEHPDQNSFTFAPNGQVFVSEALYGPKYSFLNNVLVFSPSPTSQCNVPWEGQLGECAKWLRWTDEGVGDSAGELIAASAHGDSMFVSGEAAAAYSSAMRLKSVYRALLLLNSQTLLVVDHVEKRVDSPVNTVSAFFHNLDIDFKYVPHSFTDRYNGALMDVWDAHYKMFWFDSQGHSPDTQIQEAEQEAEFKKRWTQFINVTFPFTDSVSRIAYVMHGPYVKVSDCRFVESSKNGLKLSLVINNTEKIVSIVTNHKDIGARSSYLGFGGYAKVEDRHQIVRFGFGTQRVPEQTKLHNHLFDFGVTVNVAAGVTLCVAIVFLTLQRKFYVCFSRLMRYALLSVLMLWITELLFVSNSCDQLLCGVKWRGSATDPELTNQMTLRDQHQLLLPTVVITTLPGSGSDILKHLFYNNTDFVYLRIPTEHLDIPETEFEFDSLVDACEWTRSEAQYGRFKMIQGWLHSLVHNTHLFLQNIPLHDTGHMKPAQRVSFSQDKRKRLRRRESRAEMKGRVRVDRDVEYVRELRRHTVDYPNARVVLNLCSGSWALKLPFLQEVIGPSLRAIYVVRDPRAWVYLMLYNSKPSLYSLKNIPQHLSLIFKQDTVSDRCPTASAAEFRTLWHLISRSETSPVLLLAHLWLAHTAAVLRVTSTLSEESYLQVRFEDVVNYPQDTAEKIHSFLGVPVSPSALNQLMFTTSTNLYNLMYEGDISPANINIWRRNMPRRDIRLIENTCGFLMRQLGYHRFTD, encoded by the coding sequence ATGTTTTGGACGGTGGCTTGGAGGTCCATAGGGTGGCCTACATTTGTAGCATCCCTATTTCTAGCAGTGGGACCTACATTCTCTGGAGTCTTTAATGCCTCAGGaaaagatatttttagtgaCTTTGGACAGTTCCAGCTCACTGAGAACAGCCCAGCAGAGCTACGTAAACTCCAAGCCTCTAATCTTCATCCCAACTTGTACTTTAACCAAGACGATATACCACTGTTGAGGCAAAGGTCAACTACAACTCATAGCCACATTTTTAAAGCGATCCGGACAGCTGTGTTGACCATGCTCTCCACCGGCCCGCTCTACATGCCACCCACAAAGCATGATGAGTTCACCAGCAAATGGAATGAGATTTATGGAAACAACCTCCCTCCTCTGGCCCTTTACTGTTTACTGTATCCCGAGGACACTGCTGCCATGCACTTCCTGATTAAGTTTATGGACCGAATGTCGGAATATCCGGACTGGAAAGTGACCAGCGCACCCAATGATGAAGTTCCAATGGCTCATTCGCTCACTGGATTTGCTACTGCTTTTGACTTCATCCACTCACTCCTGGACCAGCAGCGCCGAGACCTGTACTTAAAGAAGATTTGTGCTGCAACCAGAGAGCTCTACGAGACATCAAAGTACCGGGGCTGGGGGAAGCAGTTCCTTCAGAACCATCAGGCCACTAACATTGTCGCTATTCTGACTGGAGCAATAGTCGTGGGCGCACATGACGTCACTGAGTCGATGGTTTGGAAACAGGTGTCTGTAAATTACATGGAGAAGACAATGTTTCTGTTAAATCATGTGGTAGACGGCTCTCTGGACGAGGGAGTTGCATACGGGAGTTACACAGCAAAGTCAATCACGCAGTATGTTTTCCTGGCGCAGCGCCACTTCAAAGTAGACAACACGCAGAACAACTGGCTGCGCACTCATTTCTGGTTTTATTATGCCACTCTGCTTCCAGGGTTCCAGAGGACGGTTGGTATAGGGGACTCAAACTATAACTGGTTCTACGGACCAGAGAGCCAGTTAGTCTTTTTAGATTCTTTTGTGATCAAAAACGGGTCAGGGAATTGGCTGGCACAGCAGATTAGGAAGCACAGGCCTAAAGACGGTCCCATGGGTCAGTCCTTGGCCCAGCGCTGGACAACGCTTCACACAGAGTTTATCTGGTATAATGCCGACCTCACGCCACAACCCCCTTATGGCTACAGTAAGGCCAAGATGCACATATTCTCAAACTGGGGTGTGGTGACGTACGGGGCTGGTTTATCTGTTGCCCAAGGCAACACCTTTGTCTCTTTTAAGTCTGGAAAGCTGGGTGGCCGGGCAGTGTTTGACATTGTCCATGCCAAGCCTTACTCATGGGTGGACGGCTGGAACAGCTTCAACCCCGGTCATGAGCACCCCGACCAAAACTCATTTACTTTCGCCCCGAATGGGCAAGTATTTGTTTCCGAGGCTTTGTATGGCCCCAAATACAGCTTCTTAAACAATGTGTTAGTGTTCAGCCCTTCCCCGACTAGCCAGTGTAACGTGCCTTGGGAAGGACAGCTCGGCGAATGTGCCAAGTGGCTGCGCTGGACAGACGAAGGGGTCGGAGACTCGGCGGGAGAGCTGATCGCCGCTTCTGCCCACGGAGACTCTATGTTTGTGAGCGGGGAAGCGGCCGCTGCGTACTCCTCGGCCATGAGACTGAAGAGCGTGTACCGCGCCCTGCTTCTCCTCAACTCACAGACCCTCCTGGTGGTTGACCATGTTGAGAAAAGAGTCGACTCGCCAGTGAACACGGTCAGTGCGTTCTTTCACAATCTGGATATTGACTTCAAGTATGTGCCCCatagtttcacagacaggtaCAATGGGGCGTTGATGGACGTCTGGGATGCTCATTACAAAATGTTCTGGTTTGACAGTCAGGGACACAGTCCTGATACACAGATACAGGAGGCTGAGCAGGAGGCAGAGTTTAAAAAGAGGTGGACACAGTTTATCAACGTCACCTTTCCTTTCACAGATTCGGTGAGTAGAATAGCGTACGTGATGCACGGGCCCTACGTGAAAGTTTCTGACTGTAGGTTCGTTGAAAGCAGTAAGAACGGGCTCAAACTTTCTCTCGTCATCAACAACACTGAGAAAATAGTCTCGATAGTTACAAATCACAAAGACATTGGGGCACGTTCGAGCTATCTGGGCTTTGGGGGTTACGCTAAGGTGGAAGACAGACATCAGATTGTCCGGTTTGGCTTTGGGACGCAGCGTGTCCCCGAGCAGACCAAGCTGCACAATCATCTGTTCGACTTTGGAGTTACGGTGAATGTTGCCGCTGGGGTAACGCTGTGTGTGGCAATTGTTTTCTTGACCCTACAGCGCAAGTTTTACGTTTGCTTTAGCAGACTGATGCGTTACGCTTTGCTTTCTGTCTTAATGCTGTGGATAACCGAGCTCCTGTTCGTCTCAAACAGCTGTGATCAGCTCCTGTGCGGAGTGAAGTGGCGCGGATCCGCCACGGACCCGGAGCTCACCAATCAAATGACACTTCGTGACCAGCATCAACTCCTCCTACCCACTGTAGTGATAACAACGCTGCCCGGCTCCGGGTCGGACATCCTTAAGCACCTTTTCTACAACAATACAGACTTTGTCTACCTACGCATCCCCACAGAACACTTGGATATACCTGAAACAGAGTTTGAGTTTGACTCTTTAGTAGATGCTTGTGAATGGACACGCTCAGAAGCCCAGTACGGGCGTTTTAAAATGATTCAGGGCTGGCTGCATTCACTGGTCCACAACACGCACTTATTCCTGCAAAATATCCCACTCCATGACACCGGCCACATGAAACCGGCCCAAAGAGTCAGTTTCTCCCAGGACAAGAGGAAGAGACTGAGGAGACGAGAGTCCAGGGCTGAAATGAAAGGACGGGTGCGAGTCGACAGGGATGTGGAGTATGTGAGAGAGCTGAGGAGACACACGGTGGACTACCCTAATGCCCGTGTCGTCCTGAATCTGTGCAGCGGCAGCTGGGCTCTCAAGCTGCCCTTTCTCCAAGAAGTCATCGGCCCATCTCTGAGGGCCATCTATGTCGTCAGGGACCCTCGTGCGTGGGTTTATCTGATGCTGTATAATAGCAAACCTAGCCTTTACTCGCTCAAGAACATTCCTCAGCATCTGTCCCTCATTTTCAAACAAGACACGGTCAGCGACAGGTGTCCGACCGCATCCGCAGCCGAGTTCAGAACGCTGTGGCACCTCATATCCCGTTCAGAGACCAGTCCTGTGTTGTTGCTGGCTCACCTGTGGCTTGCTCACACGGCCGCCGTCCTCAGAGTCACATCTACCTTATCTGAAGAGTCCTATCTTCAGGTCAGGTTTGAGGATGTCGTAAATTATCCTCAAGACACAGCCGAGAAGATACACTCCTTCCTTGGAGTCCCCGTATCTCCTTCGGCCCTGAATCAGCTCATGTTCACCACCTCCACAAACTTGTATAACTTGATGTACGAAGGGGACATATCACCAGCCAACATCAACATATGGAGGCGAAACATGCCAAGGAGAGACATCAGACTCATCGAGAACACGTGTGGATTCCTGATGAGGCAGCTCGGGTATCACAGGTTCACTGATTAA